The following are encoded in a window of Phaseolus vulgaris cultivar G19833 chromosome 3, P. vulgaris v2.0, whole genome shotgun sequence genomic DNA:
- the LOC137808047 gene encoding uncharacterized protein isoform X2, translating to MAAQILAPFHSRSLTSPPPSSLSALSFLRRISVAANPSLCCLLLPTIPSLRALCTRDEIICSYSKTLSKVVGSEEEARMKISSVVPEQPPVPEEPLVPGEPFVPGEPPVPEEPLVPGEPFVPEEPPVPEEPLVPGEPFVPEEPPVPEEPLVPGEPFVPEEPPVPEEPLVPGEPFAPEEPPVPEEPLVPGEPLVQD from the exons ATGGCCGCTCAGATCCTAGCGCCCTTCCACTCCCGCTCCCTCACCTCCCCTCCTCCCTCCTCTCTCTCTGCCCTCTCCTTCCTCCGCCGCATCTCCGTCGCCGCCAATCCCTCTCTCTGCTGCCTCCTCCTTCCCACCATCCCCTCCCTCCGCGCCCTATGCACACGCGACGAAATCATCTGTAGTTACAGCAAAACCTTGTCCAAGGTTGTCGGAAG TGAAGAGGAAGCTAGGATGAAGATATCTTCGGTTGTACCAGAACAGCCGCCTGTACCAGAAGAGCCGCTTGTACCAGGAGAGCCGTTTGTACCAGGAGAGCCACCTGTACCAGAAGAGCCGCTTGTACCAGGAGAGCCGTTTGTACCAGAAGAGCCGCCTGTACCAGAAGAGCCCCTTGTACCAGGAGAACCGTTTGTACCAGAAGAGCCGCCTGTACCAGAAGAGCCGCTTGTACCAGGAGAGCCGTTTGTACCAGAAGAGCCACCTGTACCAGAAGAGCCGCTTGTACCAGGAGAACCGTTTGCACCAGAAGAGCCGCCTGTACCAGAAGAGCCGCTTGTACCAGGAGAGCCGCTTGTACAAGATTAA
- the LOC137805663 gene encoding multiple organellar RNA editing factor 8, chloroplastic/mitochondrial-like: MKIYSVSTSDYFAFGPLGSVFGIAELPGVRYVLPDSYLKVKEKDYGGKLCCSVVCLFVKNVVNRDMQGRPPIPNPGPVSSDAPPSNAGGYVPPGNQGGCAPPNAGGYAPSNAERGYPLPPNMGG, translated from the exons ATGAAGATATATTCGGTTTCCACCAGTGATTATTTTGCGTTTGGGCCGCTt GGTTCTGTATTTGGTATTGCAGAATTGCCTGGAGTTCGGTACGTGCTTCCTGATTCGTATTTGAAGGTTAAGGAAAAGGATTATGGAGGTAAACTCTGTTGTTCTGTTGTCTGCCTCTTTGT GAAGAATGTTGTGAACAGAGACATGCAGGGTAGGCCTCCTATTCCAAATCCTGGTCCTGTTTCCAGTGATGCTCCGCCAAGCAATGCAGGTGGATATGTCCCTCCCGGCAACCAAGGTGGATGCGCCCCACCAAATGCAGGTGGATATGCTCCTTCCAATGCTGAACGTGGTTACCCTCTTCCTCCTAACATGGGTGGTTAA
- the LOC137808046 gene encoding multiple organellar RNA editing factor 8, chloroplastic/mitochondrial-like, translating into MATQIIYRVFPKTLTLVPFHSRSLTSPPPSSLSALSFLRRISVAANPSLCRLLLPTTPSLRALCTRATTSSLNDPNPNLSNRPPKETMEFDVFEFKHWLVVIKKPEDYSTRDEIINFYIKTLSKVLGRIVLI; encoded by the exons ATGGCCACTCAGATCATCTATCGAGTCTTCCCCAAAACCCTAACCCTAGTGCCCTTCCACTCCCGCTCCCTCACCTCCCCTCCTCCCTCCTCTCTCTCCGCCCTCTCCTTCCTCCGCCGCATCTCCGTCGCCGCCAATCCCTCTCTCTGCCGCCTCCTCCTTCCCACCACCCCCTCCCTCCGCGCCCTATGCACACGCGCCACCACCTCTTCCCTCAACGACCCCAACCCTAACTTGTCCAACCGTCCCCCCAAAGAAACCATGGAGTTCGATGTATTCGAATTCAAACACTGGCTCGTCGTCATCAAGAAGCCTGAAGATTACTCAACTCGCGACGAAATCATCAATTTTTACATCAAAACCTTGTCCAAGGTTCTCGGAAG GATTGTCCTAAtataa
- the LOC137808045 gene encoding uncharacterized protein → MSLTLQTPSSTTLSPATSIHSTTTRSTFSFSPRSTLSPKTLHFNYHRSLPRTRASASSINIASTTELDAVSAFSEIVPDTVVFDDFEKFPPTAATVSSSLLLGICGLPDTIFRNAVEMALADSECYGIQNPNARLSCFVSKAFANVGSDLAKLVPGRVSTEVDARLAYDTHAIIRKVHDLLKLYNISNVPPQRLLFKIPSTWQGIEAARLLESEGIQTHLTFVYSFAQAAAAAQAGASVIQIFVGRTRDWARNHSGDKEIESALLRGEDPGLALVTKAYNYIHKYGHKSKLMAAAVRNKQDLFSLLGVDYIIAPLKILQTLKESVASPDEKYSFVRRLSPQSAAQYKFSDEELVKWDQHSLANAMGPAAVQLLAAGLDGNADQAKRVEDLFGKIWPPPNV, encoded by the exons ATGTCACTCACTTTGCAAACTCCGTCCTCTACAACGCTCTCTCCTGCAACATCCATTCACTCAACAACAACAAGATCCACTTTCTCCTTCTCGCCTCGTTCCACGCTTTCCCCAAAAACCCTCCATTTCAATTACCACAGGTCCCTCCCTCGAACTCGCGCTTCTGCTTCCTCTATCAATATCG CTTCCACCACTGAACTCGATGCTGTGTCCGCCTTCAGCGAGATCGTCCCCGACACCGTCGTTTTCGATGATTTCGAAAA ATTTCCTCCAACTGCTGCTACTGTCAGTTCATCACTTCTCTTGGGGATATGTGGCCTTCCAGACACCATTTTTAGG aatGCTGTGGAGATGGCTTTGGCTGATTCTGAGTGTTATGGAATTCAAAATCCTAATGCGCGATTGTCTTGTTTTGTCAGCAAG GCTTTTGCGAATGTGGGTAGCGACTTGGCAAAGCTTGTCCCTGGCCGTGTTTCAACAGAAGTGGATGCGCGGCTTGCTTATGATACACACGCCATTATCAGGAAG GTGCATGACTTGTTAAAGTTGTACAATATTAGCAATGTACCTCCGCAACGTCTGTTGTTTAAAATTCCTTCAACTTGGCAA GGAATAGAAGCTGCAAGGTTGCTGGAATCTGAAGGCATACAAACACATTTGACCTTTGTCTACAG TTTTGCTCAAGCCGCTGCTGCAGCTCAAGCTGGTGCGTCTGTTATTCAAATTTTTGTTGGTCGTACAAGG GATTGGGCACGTAATCATTCTGGTGACAAAGAAATAGAATCTGCCCTGCTAAGAGGAGAGGATCCAGGGTTGGCATTG gTGACGAAAGCTTACAATTATATTCACAAATATGGGCATAAGTCAAAGTTGATGGCAGCAGCAGTTCGCAACAAGCAGGATCTATTTAGTCTTCTGGG GGTTGACTATATCATCGCTCCTTTAAAGATATTGCAGACTCTCAAAGAATCTGTTGCTTCTCCTGATGAGAAGTACTCTTTTGTTAGGAGGTTATCCCCTCAGTCTGCTGCACAGTACAAATTTAGTGATGAAGAG CTTGTTAAATGGGACCAACATAGCTTGGCAAATGCCATGGGGCCTGCAGCTGTGCAGCTTTTGGCTGCTGGACTGGATGGTAATGCTGATCAAGCAAAGCGGGTTGAAGATTTATTTGGGAAAATTTGGCCACCACCAAATGTATGA
- the LOC137805948 gene encoding LOW QUALITY PROTEIN: protein DJ-1 homolog B-like (The sequence of the model RefSeq protein was modified relative to this genomic sequence to represent the inferred CDS: inserted 2 bases in 1 codon) — MRSNHDDEHTFKEFNPVQWTFDNPPRILVPIANGSEEMEAVIIIDMLRRAKANVVVASVEDKLDEAAKLSYDLIVLPGGLGGAQTFPNSETLVNLLKKQRESNKYYGAICASPAXVLEPHGLLKGKKATAFPAMCNKLSDQSEVENRVVVDGNLITSRGPGTSIEFALAIVEKLLGRKLALELAKAVVFGRP; from the exons ATGCGTTCCAATCATGATGATGAACATACTTTCAAGGAGTTTAACCCAGTGCAGTGGACATTTGACAATCCACCCCGG ATTCTTGTACCAATTGCTAATGGTTCAGAGGAAATGGAAGCTGTGATCATCATTGATATGCTGCGAAGAGCAAAGGCAAATGTTGTGGTTGCTTCTGTTGAGGATAAACTTGACGAAGCAGCCAAACTTTCATATGACCTTATTGTGTTACCT GGTGGACTTGGTGGTGCACAAACATTTCCCAACTCAGAAACCTTGGTGAATTTGCTGAAAAAACAAAGAGAATCAAACAAATATTATGGAGCAATTTGTGCATCCCCGGC TGTCTTGGAGCCCCATGGTTTGCTTAAG GGTAAAAAGGCCACTGCCTTTCCTGCAATGTGCAACAAGTTATCTGATCAGAGTGAAGTAGAAAATAGGGTGGTAGTTGATGGGAATCTCATTACCAGTAGAGGCCCAGGAACCTCCATTGAGTTTGCATTAGCTATTGTGGAGAAGCTGTTAGGACGCAAGTTAGCCCTAGAACTTGCAAAGGCAGTAGTGTTCGGGCGCCCGTAG
- the LOC137808048 gene encoding probable trehalose-phosphate phosphatase F isoform X2 has protein sequence MDCSHSDKRTLKRWFFIDKRVGCSMDLKSSHVSPVLTDPVPVNKSRLRMHSSLLAYSQQDSPVSPGKCSRSNSRKSTGSVDDVRSNGWLDAMKASSPPRKKLLKGSSVQVASIDFEIEDYCTWMLEYPSALDSFENIVDLAQNKKIAMFLDYDGTLSPIVDDPDCAFMSESMRTTVRSVATYFPTAIISGRSRDKVFDLVKLTELYYAGSHGMDIIGPVSETLSKNHPNCVKSTDHEGKEITLFQPAREFLPMVDEVFRTLVEITKDIEGAKVENHKFCVSVHYRNVEENNWTTIGQLVHDVLQNYPRLRSTHGRKVLEVRPVVDWNKGKAVEFLLESLGLNDSDDVLPIYIGDDKTDEDAFKVLRESSRGYGILVSSVRKESNAFYSLRDPSEVMKFLQLLVNWKRQER, from the exons ATGGACTGCTCACACAGTGACAAGAGAACATTAAAGCGGTGGTTTTTCATAGACAAAAGGGTTGGTT GTTCAATGGATTTGAAGTCCTCTCATGTTTCTCCTGTTCTCACTGACCCTGTTCCCGTCAACAAGTCAAGGCTTCGAATGCATTCTAGTCTGCTAGCTTATTCCCAGCAAGATTCACCTGTCTCTCCAGGGAAGTGCTCAAGAAGCAATTCAAGGAAAAGTACGGGGAGTGTCGATGATGTGAGGTCCAATGGTTGGTTGGATGCCATGAAGGCTTCTTCCCCTCCAAGGAAGAAGCTACTTAAAGGGTCCAGTGTTCAGGTTGCTTCAATTGACTTTGAGATTGAAGACTATTGTACATGGATG CTTGAATATCCTTCAGCACTAGACTCTTTTGAGAACATCGTTGACCTTGCTCAGAATAAGAAGATTGCCATGTTTCTAGATTATGACGGCACACTTTCACCGATAGTAGATGATCCGGATTGTGCCTTTATGTCCGAATCT ATGCGTACAACTGTGAGAAGTGTGGCAACGTATTTCCCCACAGCAATCATCAGTGGAAGAAGCCGTGACAAG GTTTTTGATCTTGTTAAACTAACAGAGCTCTACTACGCTGGTAGTCATGGGATGGACATTATTGGCCCTGTTAGTGAGACTTTGTCCAAAAATCACCCAAATTGTGTAAAGTCTACAGACCATGAG GGAAAGGAAATAACTCTCTTTCAACCTGCGAGAGAATTCCTGCCTATGGTTGATGAG GTTTTTAGAACCCTCGTCGAGATTACTAAAGATATAGAAGGCGCAAAAGTTGAAAACCACAAATTTTGCGTTTCTGTACATTACCGTAATGTAGAGGAGAAT AATTGGACAACAATTGGACAACTTGTCCATGATGTCTTGCAAAATTACCCTCGTTTACGTTCAACTCATGGACGGAAG GTTTTAGAAGTCCGTCCTGTGGTTGATTGGAATAAAGGAAAAGCTGTTGAGTTTTTACTTGAATCTCTAG GATTAAATGATAGTGATGATGTGCTTCCCATCTACATTGGAGATGATAAAACTGATGAAGATGCATTCAAG GTGCTGCGAGAGAGCAGTAGAGGTTATGGGATTTTGGTTTCGTCGGTGAGGAAAGAAAGCAATGCCTTCTACTCTCTCCGAGACCCCAGTGAG GTCATGAAATTTCTCCAACTCTTGGTGAACTGGAAGAGACAAGAAAGATAG
- the LOC137808047 gene encoding uncharacterized protein isoform X1, giving the protein MAAQILAPFHSRSLTSPPPSSLSALSFLRRISVAANPSLCCLLLPTIPSLRALCTRDEIICSYSKTLSKVVGSFDFYSEEEARMKISSVVPEQPPVPEEPLVPGEPFVPGEPPVPEEPLVPGEPFVPEEPPVPEEPLVPGEPFVPEEPPVPEEPLVPGEPFVPEEPPVPEEPLVPGEPFAPEEPPVPEEPLVPGEPLVQD; this is encoded by the exons ATGGCCGCTCAGATCCTAGCGCCCTTCCACTCCCGCTCCCTCACCTCCCCTCCTCCCTCCTCTCTCTCTGCCCTCTCCTTCCTCCGCCGCATCTCCGTCGCCGCCAATCCCTCTCTCTGCTGCCTCCTCCTTCCCACCATCCCCTCCCTCCGCGCCCTATGCACACGCGACGAAATCATCTGTAGTTACAGCAAAACCTTGTCCAAGGTTGTCGGAAG TTTTGATTTTTATAGTGAAGAGGAAGCTAGGATGAAGATATCTTCGGTTGTACCAGAACAGCCGCCTGTACCAGAAGAGCCGCTTGTACCAGGAGAGCCGTTTGTACCAGGAGAGCCACCTGTACCAGAAGAGCCGCTTGTACCAGGAGAGCCGTTTGTACCAGAAGAGCCGCCTGTACCAGAAGAGCCCCTTGTACCAGGAGAACCGTTTGTACCAGAAGAGCCGCCTGTACCAGAAGAGCCGCTTGTACCAGGAGAGCCGTTTGTACCAGAAGAGCCACCTGTACCAGAAGAGCCGCTTGTACCAGGAGAACCGTTTGCACCAGAAGAGCCGCCTGTACCAGAAGAGCCGCTTGTACCAGGAGAGCCGCTTGTACAAGATTAA
- the LOC137808048 gene encoding probable trehalose-phosphate phosphatase F isoform X1: MDLKSSHVSPVLTDPVPVNKSRLRMHSSLLAYSQQDSPVSPGKCSRSNSRKSTGSVDDVRSNGWLDAMKASSPPRKKLLKGSSVQVASIDFEIEDYCTWMLEYPSALDSFENIVDLAQNKKIAMFLDYDGTLSPIVDDPDCAFMSESMRTTVRSVATYFPTAIISGRSRDKVFDLVKLTELYYAGSHGMDIIGPVSETLSKNHPNCVKSTDHEGKEITLFQPAREFLPMVDEVFRTLVEITKDIEGAKVENHKFCVSVHYRNVEENNWTTIGQLVHDVLQNYPRLRSTHGRKVLEVRPVVDWNKGKAVEFLLESLGLNDSDDVLPIYIGDDKTDEDAFKVLRESSRGYGILVSSVRKESNAFYSLRDPSEVMKFLQLLVNWKRQER; this comes from the exons ATGGATTTGAAGTCCTCTCATGTTTCTCCTGTTCTCACTGACCCTGTTCCCGTCAACAAGTCAAGGCTTCGAATGCATTCTAGTCTGCTAGCTTATTCCCAGCAAGATTCACCTGTCTCTCCAGGGAAGTGCTCAAGAAGCAATTCAAGGAAAAGTACGGGGAGTGTCGATGATGTGAGGTCCAATGGTTGGTTGGATGCCATGAAGGCTTCTTCCCCTCCAAGGAAGAAGCTACTTAAAGGGTCCAGTGTTCAGGTTGCTTCAATTGACTTTGAGATTGAAGACTATTGTACATGGATG CTTGAATATCCTTCAGCACTAGACTCTTTTGAGAACATCGTTGACCTTGCTCAGAATAAGAAGATTGCCATGTTTCTAGATTATGACGGCACACTTTCACCGATAGTAGATGATCCGGATTGTGCCTTTATGTCCGAATCT ATGCGTACAACTGTGAGAAGTGTGGCAACGTATTTCCCCACAGCAATCATCAGTGGAAGAAGCCGTGACAAG GTTTTTGATCTTGTTAAACTAACAGAGCTCTACTACGCTGGTAGTCATGGGATGGACATTATTGGCCCTGTTAGTGAGACTTTGTCCAAAAATCACCCAAATTGTGTAAAGTCTACAGACCATGAG GGAAAGGAAATAACTCTCTTTCAACCTGCGAGAGAATTCCTGCCTATGGTTGATGAG GTTTTTAGAACCCTCGTCGAGATTACTAAAGATATAGAAGGCGCAAAAGTTGAAAACCACAAATTTTGCGTTTCTGTACATTACCGTAATGTAGAGGAGAAT AATTGGACAACAATTGGACAACTTGTCCATGATGTCTTGCAAAATTACCCTCGTTTACGTTCAACTCATGGACGGAAG GTTTTAGAAGTCCGTCCTGTGGTTGATTGGAATAAAGGAAAAGCTGTTGAGTTTTTACTTGAATCTCTAG GATTAAATGATAGTGATGATGTGCTTCCCATCTACATTGGAGATGATAAAACTGATGAAGATGCATTCAAG GTGCTGCGAGAGAGCAGTAGAGGTTATGGGATTTTGGTTTCGTCGGTGAGGAAAGAAAGCAATGCCTTCTACTCTCTCCGAGACCCCAGTGAG GTCATGAAATTTCTCCAACTCTTGGTGAACTGGAAGAGACAAGAAAGATAG